The proteins below are encoded in one region of Vibrio sp. ED004:
- the hrpB gene encoding ATP-dependent helicase HrpB: MPDLLAGVETHTQLILKAAPGAGKSTFFPLQLVKTNAVQGKIIMLEPRRLAARNIATYLASQLGEKVGESIGFRVRGESKTSSATRLEIVTEGIMTRMIQTDPELTGVDMVIFDEFHERSIHADTALAFSLEIQEALRDDLKVVVMSATLDQQALQSLLPNAKYVESQGRTFPVDFRYQPLNTNEYLAPKMANVIRSLMEKESGSLLAFLPGVSAIKQVESQLEQLSSDIDVCPLYGQLSFPQQQKAIAPSEKERRKVVLATNIAETSLTIEGVRLVVDSGLERVAKFDLKTGITKLEQVKISQSSAEQRAGRAGRIEEGLCVRLYSETQLMQQPAVPEPEILHSDLSSLVAELTQWGAVNADELQWLDVPPQASVEQAKQLLQSLELLDCNGQFTALGKQAQRLGLEPRIASMLIKAQQGSQALLNAAIVAAALLEEPERNVTDIQHSLHRLKQRKHSKNSVVMQRAKSLASKLNHHVDLSQADESLLPLVLCFAFPDRIAQARSANSSAFLLANGHGAEVRDNDPLANNDYLVVIDLMRSTGRASQIFLATAVDIAQLEDAFPKLFACSDYADWDEKRGRLVAEQRVSLGKLIISTKALPEPSANQASQALLNYIARCGLDHLHWAPAAKQLVERVRCAQLWVPEHDWPAMDNASLIENLDAWLSPYLNGIKSAKGLSNVSIEQALSAYLGWPLNQEIDQWLPMHYVMPTGSKKAIRYQYQSEPVISVRMQEVFGEQDSPLIAQGRKKVVLELLSPAQRPLQITQDLAGFWAGAYKEVQKEMKGRYPKHPWPDDPANHVATTKTKRQLNR; the protein is encoded by the coding sequence TCCCGGTGCAGGTAAGTCAACATTCTTCCCTTTACAACTGGTTAAGACCAATGCCGTTCAAGGCAAAATTATCATGCTTGAACCTAGGCGTTTGGCGGCAAGAAACATTGCGACTTACTTGGCGAGCCAATTGGGAGAGAAGGTCGGGGAGAGCATAGGTTTTAGAGTTCGTGGTGAATCTAAAACCAGCAGTGCAACGCGCTTGGAGATCGTGACCGAAGGGATCATGACGAGAATGATCCAAACCGACCCTGAACTGACCGGGGTGGATATGGTGATCTTCGATGAGTTTCACGAACGAAGCATTCATGCCGATACCGCTTTGGCTTTTAGCCTAGAGATCCAAGAGGCGCTACGTGATGATCTGAAAGTGGTTGTGATGTCGGCAACCTTAGATCAACAAGCGCTGCAGTCTTTATTGCCGAATGCCAAATATGTTGAATCTCAAGGTCGTACTTTCCCGGTCGACTTCCGCTATCAACCCCTGAATACCAATGAATATTTAGCTCCAAAAATGGCGAATGTGATTCGTTCTTTGATGGAGAAGGAATCCGGTTCGTTGCTAGCATTCTTGCCTGGAGTGTCTGCGATTAAGCAGGTGGAGTCGCAACTAGAACAACTCTCTAGCGATATCGATGTGTGCCCTTTGTATGGTCAACTCAGCTTTCCTCAACAGCAGAAAGCGATAGCACCATCTGAGAAAGAACGACGAAAAGTGGTGTTGGCCACCAATATTGCTGAAACTTCTTTGACCATTGAGGGTGTTCGGTTAGTGGTGGACTCTGGCCTTGAACGAGTCGCCAAGTTTGATTTGAAAACCGGCATCACCAAGCTTGAGCAAGTGAAAATCTCGCAGTCTTCCGCTGAGCAGCGTGCAGGCCGTGCAGGGAGAATTGAAGAAGGTCTGTGTGTTCGCTTGTACAGCGAAACGCAGTTAATGCAGCAACCCGCTGTACCTGAGCCTGAAATTCTACATTCGGACCTTTCTTCGCTGGTGGCTGAATTGACGCAATGGGGCGCTGTAAATGCAGACGAGTTGCAATGGCTAGACGTTCCGCCACAAGCTTCAGTGGAGCAAGCCAAGCAATTGCTGCAAAGCCTTGAGCTATTAGACTGCAATGGCCAATTTACGGCGCTAGGTAAACAGGCCCAGCGTTTAGGCCTTGAGCCACGTATCGCCAGCATGCTGATAAAAGCGCAACAAGGCAGCCAAGCATTGCTGAATGCTGCGATTGTCGCCGCCGCTTTACTTGAAGAGCCTGAACGCAACGTCACCGATATTCAGCATTCGTTGCACCGGCTTAAGCAAAGAAAGCATTCGAAAAACAGCGTGGTGATGCAGCGAGCGAAAAGTCTCGCCAGCAAACTCAATCATCACGTAGATTTGTCACAAGCTGATGAATCATTGTTACCATTAGTGCTTTGTTTTGCATTCCCTGACCGAATAGCTCAAGCGAGAAGCGCAAATAGTAGTGCTTTCCTACTTGCGAACGGTCACGGCGCTGAGGTTCGTGACAATGATCCATTGGCGAACAACGATTACCTCGTGGTGATTGATTTGATGCGCAGCACAGGACGAGCCAGTCAGATTTTCTTGGCAACCGCTGTCGATATTGCGCAGTTAGAAGACGCGTTTCCAAAACTCTTTGCCTGTTCAGATTATGCGGATTGGGATGAAAAACGTGGTCGCTTAGTTGCGGAGCAGCGAGTCTCTTTGGGCAAACTGATTATCAGCACCAAAGCCTTACCTGAGCCGAGTGCGAATCAGGCGAGCCAAGCGCTACTCAATTATATCGCTCGATGTGGGCTTGACCATTTACATTGGGCGCCTGCCGCGAAGCAGTTAGTTGAGCGCGTACGCTGCGCTCAGCTTTGGGTGCCAGAACATGATTGGCCTGCGATGGATAATGCTAGCTTAATTGAAAATCTAGATGCTTGGTTATCGCCGTATTTGAATGGCATAAAGTCAGCAAAAGGGTTGTCGAATGTTTCCATTGAACAAGCACTGTCGGCGTACCTTGGTTGGCCGTTGAATCAAGAAATCGATCAATGGTTACCAATGCACTACGTGATGCCTACAGGCAGTAAAAAAGCGATTCGATACCAATATCAATCGGAGCCTGTGATCTCGGTGCGAATGCAAGAAGTCTTTGGTGAACAAGACTCACCATTGATAGCGCAAGGTCGTAAAAAAGTCGTGCTTGAGTTACTTTCTCCAGCGCAGCGACCACTGCAAATCACTCAAGATTTAGCTGGCTTTTGGGCTGGCGCGTACAAAGAAGTACAAAAAGAGATGAAAGGCCGTTACCCAAAACACCCTTGGCCCGATGATCCTGCTAACCATGTAGCAACCACTAAAACCAAACGACAGTTGAACCGATGA
- the mrcB gene encoding penicillin-binding protein 1B, producing the protein MMTKMLTPKKAPPKKAPAKKSPATKAKPRKPRAAAKKAKPRAKKAGNRGWLKILWGIAWKAGLALAALLLFVGIYLDSVVKQRFEGQLFDLPTVVYARVLDLSPGTAVSLTQVKNELDVLNYRKVNSPRHPGEYSSSSTKIEMIRRPFEFVDGPEADRHVMLHFNGNELTRIQSLEKKGDMGYLRVEPKMLGMLEKSNDEQRLFLKRNQFPEVMVDALLATEDRNFYQHDGVSPLAIARAMVVNVKAGRTVQGGSTLTQQLAKNLFLSSERTLWRKVREAYIALILDHRYSKDRILEAYLNEVYLGQNGGQAIHGFGLASRLYFGQPIQELRIDQLALLVGMVKGPSYYNPVRYPERAKTRRDLVLRLLMQQDILTPRQYEEAASRDLDIQDNPRIASRQPAYFQQVNIELKKYVGDRFEAKKGIRVFTSLDPVSQDKLEKSIARKVPDLSKTAGDKLEAAAIAVDRNTGEIRAMVGGKRTGYDGFNRALNASRPIGSLVKPAIYLTALDQPQKYTLATTLMDTPLSLKGSKGSVWSPRNFDRKFRGEVPLYVALSKSYNVPTVRLGIQLGIDSVSDTIGKLGVDKNEIRPVPSMFLGSFSLTPFQVAQMYQTITNSGRIAPLSALRSVVDNDGEVLYQSIPRVSQSVDQQAAWLTTYAMKRGVSEGTGRFLQGQFAWAGLAGKTGTSNDSRDSWFVGVDGREVTTIWLGRDDNKPTKLTGSSGALRVYADYLKLRTPEQLLLPWPTGIATASFTRTPEGALEFECDGTVKLPVWDEGGNIKKGCESQPKQWLKKLFQW; encoded by the coding sequence ATGATGACCAAAATGTTAACGCCAAAAAAGGCACCACCTAAAAAAGCGCCAGCAAAGAAGTCACCAGCGACTAAAGCCAAGCCTCGAAAACCGAGAGCGGCTGCGAAGAAGGCCAAACCAAGAGCAAAAAAAGCGGGTAACCGAGGCTGGTTGAAGATCCTTTGGGGCATTGCGTGGAAAGCGGGCTTAGCCTTGGCTGCGTTGTTGTTGTTCGTCGGTATCTATCTAGATTCTGTGGTCAAGCAGCGCTTTGAAGGTCAACTGTTTGATTTGCCTACCGTTGTTTATGCTCGCGTGTTGGATCTGTCTCCGGGTACTGCGGTGAGTTTGACACAGGTTAAGAATGAACTGGATGTACTGAATTACCGCAAGGTAAATTCTCCTCGTCACCCGGGTGAGTACTCTTCTTCTTCAACCAAAATAGAGATGATTCGTCGTCCGTTCGAGTTTGTCGATGGGCCGGAAGCTGACCGTCATGTGATGTTGCACTTCAATGGCAATGAATTAACTCGAATCCAGTCGCTAGAGAAAAAAGGCGACATGGGTTATCTGCGTGTTGAACCGAAAATGCTGGGTATGCTTGAGAAAAGTAACGACGAGCAGCGACTGTTCTTAAAACGTAACCAATTCCCAGAAGTGATGGTTGATGCGCTACTGGCGACCGAAGACCGAAACTTCTACCAGCACGATGGGGTTTCGCCATTGGCGATTGCTCGTGCGATGGTGGTAAACGTTAAAGCCGGACGCACGGTACAAGGTGGTAGTACGCTGACTCAACAGTTGGCGAAGAACTTGTTCCTATCTAGTGAGCGCACGCTGTGGCGTAAGGTTCGTGAGGCCTACATTGCACTTATCTTGGATCATCGTTACAGCAAAGACCGCATCTTAGAAGCTTACTTGAACGAGGTTTACCTAGGTCAAAATGGCGGTCAAGCCATCCACGGCTTCGGATTGGCTTCGCGTTTGTACTTCGGTCAACCGATTCAAGAGCTGCGCATCGATCAGCTGGCATTGCTAGTCGGTATGGTGAAAGGGCCATCGTATTACAACCCTGTTCGCTATCCTGAACGTGCTAAGACTCGACGCGATCTGGTTCTTCGCTTGTTGATGCAACAAGATATTTTGACTCCAAGACAGTATGAAGAGGCTGCAAGCCGTGACTTGGATATTCAAGACAATCCACGTATTGCCAGCCGACAACCTGCTTACTTCCAACAGGTAAACATCGAGCTGAAAAAATACGTTGGAGACCGATTTGAAGCCAAGAAAGGGATACGAGTGTTTACCTCTCTTGATCCTGTGTCTCAAGATAAGCTAGAGAAGTCGATTGCGCGTAAAGTTCCGGATTTATCCAAAACCGCAGGTGACAAGCTTGAAGCGGCTGCGATTGCTGTTGATAGAAATACTGGCGAAATCCGTGCGATGGTAGGGGGCAAGCGTACTGGCTACGATGGCTTTAACCGTGCCTTGAACGCAAGTCGTCCTATTGGTTCATTAGTTAAGCCTGCAATCTATCTGACGGCATTAGATCAGCCACAAAAGTACACGCTTGCGACGACCTTGATGGATACACCTCTCAGCTTGAAAGGCAGTAAAGGCAGCGTCTGGAGCCCGAGAAACTTCGATCGTAAGTTCCGCGGAGAGGTGCCTTTGTATGTGGCACTTTCGAAATCTTATAACGTGCCAACGGTACGATTGGGGATACAGCTAGGCATTGATAGTGTCTCGGATACGATTGGAAAACTGGGTGTCGATAAAAATGAGATTCGCCCAGTGCCATCGATGTTCTTGGGTTCATTCTCACTGACTCCGTTCCAGGTTGCGCAGATGTACCAGACAATCACCAACTCTGGCCGTATCGCACCGCTGTCTGCGCTTCGTTCTGTGGTTGATAACGATGGTGAGGTTTTATATCAATCAATCCCTCGCGTATCGCAAAGTGTTGATCAGCAAGCTGCTTGGCTAACAACCTATGCGATGAAACGTGGTGTGTCGGAAGGCACGGGACGTTTCCTACAAGGTCAGTTTGCTTGGGCAGGGTTAGCCGGTAAAACGGGCACCAGTAACGACAGTCGCGATAGTTGGTTTGTTGGGGTTGATGGTCGTGAAGTTACGACGATTTGGCTCGGGCGTGATGACAATAAACCGACTAAACTCACAGGTTCTAGCGGTGCGTTGCGTGTCTATGCCGATTACCTGAAGCTTAGAACACCAGAACAGTTATTGCTGCCTTGGCCGACAGGGATTGCGACCGCCAGCTTTACTCGAACTCCCGAAGGCGCTTTAGAGTTTGAGTGTGATGGTACCGTTAAATTGCCAGTTTGGGATGAAGGCGGGAACATTAAAAAGGGCTGTGAAAGTCAACCAAAACAGTGGCTAAAGAAGCTTTTTCAGTGGTAA